The Hordeum vulgare subsp. vulgare chromosome 7H, MorexV3_pseudomolecules_assembly, whole genome shotgun sequence DNA window TGAGCTCATAAACAATGTAGTGATTGCCACCATGGACGCAGAAGCCCAGGAGGGACACTATGTTGGGGTGCCTGATCCTGCCAAGCAAATCCAGCTCATTCTGCCAACAACCACACCACAAACATTTTTACACTTGCAGCAAGAACTCTCCACTAGCACTTGTGGAGGCAATGGACAGTAGTAACAAGGAGCCAACAATCACCTCGAATTCCTTCTCGCAGTCCGGCCCGCCGCCCTCGAGCCGCttcacggcggcggcggcgcccccgTCGAACGCCGCCTTGTAGACGCAGCCGAAGCCGCCGACGCCGAGCACGTTGCTCTCGCTGAACTTGCCCGTCGCCGCCTCCAGCGACGGGTACTCGATCATGGCAATCAGCCCCTTCTTGCTCATCTTCACCGTGTTGAACTTGCTCAGGATCGGCACCAGGGTGATCCCCCTTGTGGCGGTGTCTGAACAATGCAACAAGTTGGTGGACGGTCTGGCTTAATCATCCCAAGCAAGCACAAGTATGAGCTGAAGAAGCAATTGAGCGTGAGGCCGGACCTGGTCTCCGGGCGGCCTTGCCGTGGGGGATCCGGCGGGAGCGGCGCCACATGGTCCAGGCGTAGAAGGTGGTGAGGAAGATCATGACGGTGGCGACGGAGGCGAGCACGGTGGCGATGACCAGCTcccggtggtagtggtggtgcctCTCCACTGTGATCACTGCAGGACATAGTGGAGTTGGAATTAGGTGGCATTGGGCGCTTGGGCATTTGTTTCAAGAAGCTCAATCTACTATCTACCAACTGGAGAAGATGAACAGTAGAGCTTTATATTGGGGGGTTACATCAAAAATCTTTGGAACAGCTTTTGCCTGAACTTGAAGAGAGATTTGAATTTTGGATGCAGTGGATTCTAACGGAAAGAATAGGTTTAATGGCATTAAACTCGATCCAGAATTTGCGCAGGGACGTTAAATGGAGAACAGGCTCTGCTCCCCCGAGAAATTTGAACGGAATGTGAGATCCCAAAAGGCAGTTTTTTGGCTGCAGTATAGTAGTCGAATAAAAGAAGGGAAGGAAAAAAAATCCCGAGCTAGAACACTAAGTAACGTATATCATAATCCGTTGAAATTTGCGAAAATGAAATTCAAGCAGATCCCAGATAAACATGCGCTCGGAACAAGAGTTCCAGTCTAAATTGAATTAGCAGCAGAGGAATAGCTCTGAAATTGCTGGATGTTCCTAACTTGGGACAGAAAGCAGGAAGAACACACACATGGGGAGAAATtcagaagaagaaaagagaaatgcAGGCCCTCAATCCCTGACGTACCGAAGGGGGGAGGCGCCAGAACCaccggggaagaggaagaggacgcgGTCCCAttggcggcgacggcggctgcgGCCACCGACGACGGAGCCGGGGAAGAAACCGCGGCCCTCCCGCTGGCCAGCGAGCACgagcacagcagcagcagcagcaagaagAGGCACGGGAGCGGCAATGGAGGCGGCGGCGCCGGCATCTCCATACACCCGCCTCTCGATCtttatctctctttctctctggaGATCCTACCgggagtgggaggaggagagCACAGGAAAGCTGCTGGCGCCGCTGTGGCGAGGTGGCATGGGAGCGAGGGAACCCGAGACCGAAAGAAAAGAGAGGAAAAGGCGAGCGGAGGAGTCAAAAGCTATAAACTAGCAGTCGTCCTCGCCGTGGGGAGACGCACGGGGAAGAGGACGCCGATGGACGGACCGGCCCGAGCTGGGGCCGTGCGGCAGAGGGAGAGGGATCACGGGcggacggcagtttacccagggatGCATAGATAGAGAGAGGTGATCGTGTGAGTGAGGCTGCAGTGCACGTGAGGACTATTATCAATGGCGTTGAGTACGTATACTTGAGATGACAGAGGAGTTCCTTGTTGTGTTGTGTTGTGCTGTGAGCGTCCTCCATTGGCTGTTTCTTGGGTGAAGCTCAGTCTAATCGAGTAGTGGTACGTTTGCTCCGGCTGCAAACCCTGCCGTCGTTTGGACGTGTTTGTCTTCTTGGTGGCCGTTGGAGGTGTGCGTGTGTTTGTTTGTTGTTTGGACGTGTCAGGCGCCTGCCGGCCGCCATGGAAGATGAAACAAACAAGACCCACTCCTTGGGTGCCTTACAAATGTCTGGTCTCCTGAGAAGGCTCCTATTCTCCCTCCCCTATGTTAGGAGCGACTAGTATCGATGAAATTTTTGTCTAAAAAGACCACCTATCCAGCGCAATTGATAAAAAAGACCACCCCTAAATTAAATTATCAAAAAAGATCACCTAAAccgtggcggcaggcgcgccagccgacacgtggcacctgccgccaggaGCGGAGGCGGCAGCCGCCACATGACCGGGCGGCAGGCCATGCACATGCAAACGGCGACGCAACGGAATCAGCCGGTGGACCCTGCCGCCACATAGCCAAGCGGCAGGCTATGGGCAGATGGGCCCTGCCGCCACCCATGCTGGTGGCATGGAGGTGCATGTTTGCATGCAGCATATTGATAAGAATGTTAACGGCATGCAGGACTTGACAATACAGGTGATAGTGATTTGACATAACAAATTATGGTTAGTAATTTAATAAATTTAAAATACTACCCATCAACATTTTTTCAGAGTGCTATTGACTAGCTCGAaacaggctttcgccccgctttatatataaagcacatAGACcagaatccatacatcatatcccaacaaagaaaaaataaaaaaaaggatggTCCGCTGGGGCAACAACACAGAACAACCCGAAACAggagaagaaacaaaaaaacgCCATCACAGGGCCAGGCTAAGTAGCAAGCGAAGTAGAGGAGAGCCAACGGGCGGTCACCATCAACACGTCCAGGTAGCGCTGTAGCCAGTCCCGGTATCGAGGCCCAACGAGCGGATGCCAGTGCTGCAAGAaggcaaggaatttgaagaacgagTCAGAAGCACGCCGCTGAAACACCTTCTCAATCACAATCTTATCGTGAGTAGTCCAAAGAGTCCACATCATAGCTGCGAAGACCAACCAAAACAATCGGCGTTTACGGCCGACCTGGGTGGCCCGCACCTGCAGAAAATCTACAAGGTCATAGGCCTCCCAGTCCAGCCCCAGAGCCTCGTGAACAAAGCACCACAGTGCCTGTGCCGCGACGCAGGAGAACAGAATATGAGAACCGGTCTCCGAGACGTGGCACAGAGGACAAATGTCGTTACCCggaccatggcgtttcagcaCCTCGGTCCCAGAAGGTAAACGGTCTCGGAGAAGCTGCCAAACAAAAATCTTAATCTTCAAGGGCAACGGTGCCTTCCAGAGTGGGGATAACCACGGAAGGGCCGGCATCCTACACAACGCCAAGTAGGCCGAACTAACAGAGAATTCTCCCGAGGGAAAAGACTCCAAGAAACACTATCGCTGACCGCCGAGACCGGGAGGGGAACCACTGCCAGAAGTAGTTCCCAGTCCTGGACCTCAGCTGAACCAAGTGGGCGGCGGAAATCAACATGCCATCCATCCTCCAGCACCGAAGCATAGACAAGGACGGCAGGGTCGGAGCAGATAGCAAAGAGCCTCGGAAAACGAAAGCGTAGAGGCTCCCCCTCCAACCAGGGATCTAACCAAAACTGGGTCCCAAATCCATTGCCCACCGAGACCCGCAGGCCCAACCTAATCTCGTGTTTAATACTCTGGATAGATTTCCATAACTGCGATCCATTCTCGAGCGAGCATGCTAAGAGGGGTCTACCTCGAAGGTACTTGGCCTCAATCAATTGAAGCCACAAACCCCCGTCACCCTGCACGATCCGCCACACCCAACGGAGCATCAGGGCCACGTTCATGCGGCGGGACGCAGGTATGCCCAAGCCCCCTCGGTCTTTTGGCATGCAAAAGAATCTAGCCAGCTCCTTATCAAAGGCATTGTGCACACCTTCGGGCAGGAGATacatccccatcatatacatggggaGGCTCGCCAGATTAGAGCTTATGAGACTGGATTTGCTACCTTTAGAAGTGAACCTGCCACACCAGGGCTCCGCACGGGACGCTACTCGTCCCACAAGCGGATCAAACCCACTTACCAGAATTCTGGACTCAGCCAGTGGCATTACCAAATATGAGATGGGGAAAGCCGCCAGCTTGCAATTAAGGTTGTCCGCGATCCTGTGCTGCTCAGCCTCAGAATAGCCCAGGACCACCACCTCACTCTTATCAAAGTTAATCTTAAGACCAGACATTTCCTCGAAGCAGAGCAGAAGGAACTTAAGGTTAGCAATGTTCGAGTCCGAGCCTGAGACCATGATCATGGTGTCATCCGCATATTGGAGGTGGGAAACCCCACCACCCGGGATGAGGTGGCCAACCACCCCCTGGATATGCCCGGCTAGCTTTGCCTTATCCAGGATGACAGCAAGGGCGTCAACAACGAGATTAAAAAGCAGGGGGGAGATAGGATCTCCTTGCTTGACCCTCCTGGAAGCCCGGAAAAAGGGGCCTACTTCACCATTGATATTGATCGCGGTGTTGCCGGATCGAACCAGTTGCATGATCCAGGAACACCACCTTTCGTCAAATCCGCGGCGCTGCATTACCAACCTCAAGAAGGACCAGTCAAGACGGTCATACGCCTTCTGGAAGTCCAATTTGAGGAAGACCCCCTTGAGTCCCTTGGACGCCACCTCGTGGACAATCTCGTGTAAGGCAAGAATCCCGTCATGAATCTTCCGGCCCTTCAGGAAAGCGGACTGGAGGGGGTGAGCAATCCGATCGGCCACAGGGGACAAACGAGTGGCACAAACTTTCGCAAAAGTATGTGCCAGCATGTTAATCACCGTAATAAGACGAAATTGCCGAATATCCGAAGCCCCAACTATTTGGGGATGAGAGCAATGACTCCAAAGTTAATCATGCCCATGTTCGGGGTGCCTATATACAATTCATGGAACATGGGCATGATAGTCGGGCGCAGTGTCTCCCAGAAACGCTGGAAAAACACCACCGGGAGGCCATCTGGCTCCGGGGCCGAGCATGCCTTCATAGAAGCAATAGCCCGGCCAACTTCCTCCGAGGAGAACGGGAGAGAGAGTTTCGCATTGTCACCGTCAGACACCTGGTCGGCTGGCGGCCAGAAATCCTCACACAGGGTGCAGCCTTCCCGCGGCACAGCTGAGAAAAGCTCCTTATAGAAGGAGTAAATATGGGATGAGATGTCTTCTGGGTTTTCCAGAAGAACATCCCCATCCCAGAGGAAAGGAATGCCACATTTCCGCCTACGGCCATTAACGATGGCATGGAAATACGCGGTATTAGCATCCCCCTTGAGAAGCCAGTTTTGGCCTCCGCGACGTTGCCAGAACAGTTCCTCGCTCCTGAAGATGCCCATGAGTTCGGCATCGAGGGAGTACCTCTGGATCCAGTCATCCGGGGACAAGCCCGGCCCGTCCGCCAAGTCATCTAGGGTCTTAATCTGGCCCAGAAGGGCCCCTTTACGAGCCCGGAGGTCAGCACCCACATTAGCGCCCCAGCCCTTCATGGCCTGTCGAGCCATCTTAGCACAGTGTTGCCAGATGTCCACCGCACAAAAGACACGCGGCGGGGAAGCAGCAGCAAGATGCCATCAGCCGCGGACCAGCTCGCAGAAACCAGGCTGCTCCAGCCAAAATGTCTCAAAGCGAAAGCGTCGGGATCTAGGGGGAACCATCCCCCGACGAGAAGAGAAGAGGTGTATGATCAGAGCCAATCTGCGTGATCGCCTTAAGGCCACACAGGGGGAACATCCCTTCCCATTGGGGTGACACAAAGACCCGATCCAGAACACTCCAGATGGGGTTCGCCTGCTTATTCGACCACGTGAACCTGGCCCCTACACAGGCTATCTCACGTAACGCCAAGTACGCAATGCAGTCACTGAAAAGACGCATTCGGGGTCGATCTACATTCGGGGAGCTTTTATCAGAAGCCCACCTAATGAGGTTAAAGTCACCGGCCACCACCACATGAGTGGTGCACCTGTCCACTTTATCCCTAAGCTCTGCGAGGAATTCAGCCGACCGGCCATGATCCATCGGACCATAAACGATAATCACCTCCCAGCTGAGGTGAAAACGTCGGTCAGTGATGGCCATGCTCACGAAGAATTCCCCCCGGTCCATGTCTTCCACCGAGAACGCCTCCTCCCAAACACCAAGCAGGATTCCCCCAGAGTGGCCCGAAGCAGGGAGCCACTGCGAGGAGAATTGGTGACAGGAGAGCCCTTGGAGCTCTTGCATGCTAAAGTCCTCGCAGATCATTTCTTGGAGCCCTACAATGTCAATCTCTTCTTGTCGCAAATACTCCTACAACTAATAaccatgatcatgaatatgcatgccATTCTACGAGGATGTGCATGCAAGCATGCCAATGGCGGCATGGCCCACCTGCCCACACCCTGCCGCCTGGCTGTGGGGCGCCTGAGCCAACTGGCTGATCCGTTCCGTCGCTGTTTGTCTGGGGTGATAACACAGCGCCTACTGCCTCCGttcgtggcggcaggtgccacgtgtcGGCCGGCGCGCCTGGCGCCACGGTTTAGGTGATCTTTTCTGGTAATTTGATTCAGGGGTGGTCTTTTTTATTAATTGTGTTGGATAGGTGGTCTTTTTAGACATCGATGATATAATGTGTTGCGATATCTGGCGCTAGCTATTACAAGGAATGGATACACGAATGGCGAATCTAGCTGGGGTTCATGCGGGAAAGAAAAGGGGATAAGCCAAGCCGCCGGCTGCCTGATCCACTGGATGCCTCCCTCCTCGCGTGTGGCTGTAGATGTAGGTGGTACGGTGGGTCTTCACTGGGCTCAGTCCGGGCCGTTGACATTTGGGTTGGGCCGCCTCGGCTTGGTAGTACGAGGGACAATGTCGATGTTGTTGTGGTCACCGCCCCCTCGGTCTCTCCCTTCAGATACGCTAACATCCCCCTCTTTTTTGAGTTCACGCTTGACCCCAAGCCTCAGCATGCGGGAACCTAGGGACGAGGTTGGCCTTGTCCTCCAAGGTAGTGCCTAGTGTATCGGAATTGGACCATTGAACCTTCACCTGTTCACGGACACACCCGTTCTTCTTGCGCTAGCTAGTTTGCAGAACTGCTACCGGAACAACGAGATCATCAATGTGGTAGATAAGTTTCATTTGTCGTACCAGGAGTGAGTGCACGCTGCAACAGCGACACAGGAAATATTGGATGCATTGTTGCGTGAGGAGGTAGCTGCAGTTTGTACGCCGAATCGTTGATCTTGACGATGACTGGAAAAGGTCCATGGGGTACTTGTATGCGAGCTTGTGGTTTTCCCTCGGTGCCACATAAGGTTGGATATAGGGTTGGAGTTTAAGGTAAACCTGATTGCCCACTTCGAATGTTCTCAAAGAGCGCTTCTTGTCTGCTTGATGCTTCATTAGGTGCTTCGCTCTGTtgaggtgttgttggagcagttttTGGACCGTCTCTCATTCTTCGATTGATGACTTGAGAGCTGGTACAGAGCAAGTAGTTTCTGCTGAAATTCCCTAGTGCCTTGGTTCGTACCCAAACATAGCCTTGAATGGAGTCATCCCTATGGCTGAATGATGTGCGTTGTTGTACGAGAATTGCACCAAGCGTATCCATAAACTCCACCGTCGAGGACAAGCTTGTGTGAAATAACGAAGAAATGTTtctacacattggttgacccgCTTAGTCTGACCGTCTGTTCGTGGGTGATTGGTTGTGCTGAGTCTATATTCAGTGCCCGAAGCTTTGAAAAGCTCCTGCCAAAAGTGACTTGTGAACACCGGATCACTGTCGGAGATGATAGCCGTAGGGAGACCATGAATATTGTAGATTTGTTGCAGATACAGCTGAGCCACAATTGTTGTTGTGTAGGGATGGACCAACGCTATAACGTAGTTGAATTTGGAGCGCTTGTCCACAATGACCAAGAGACAATTGAATTTGCTGGACTGAGGTAGGCCGTCCACGAAGTCCATGGAGATCATCTCCCGTGGCTGTGTGgaaatcggcagaggttggagtaaTCCCGGGGAAGCTGTGCCATCCGATTTAGCTTGTTAACAGACTACACATGCGCGCGCATCAACGGCGGAGCTATGCATAGTGTTGGGGGGTTGTGCCCCCCAGCTTTGGACCAATTTGTGAAGAAAATATTCTTGGAAGGACTTAGATGAGAACTTTTTTAGTATTTGCCCCCCCAAACACTCGTATTTTCTATTTCGCCCCCTGCACATTCCCTGTAGCTCCGCCACTGGCGCACATATTCTTGGATGTGGGTCTTCATTTTTGGCTAGGAAAACATGCGACGTATGCGTATATAAGTGACTGGGAAACCTGAGTGACCCCCGACAGGACTATCATGGAATGCTTGGATAATGCTTTGCTGAATTTGAGTTCCTCCGCCTAGCCAAATCCTGCCTCTGAATATGAGAATCCCTTGCTATAGTTGGAATCTGCCCTTAGGGTCTTCTCTCACCGCGAGCTGCTCCAAAAGTTTGTATGCTTGGGGTTATTGTTGTAACTCGCCACTACGTCTTCCAACCAAATGGGCTAACAGGAAGTGAAGGATGCGAGCCGGTCCACTGGCTGGGCTCTAGATAAAGCATTCGCGTCCGTGTTATCCGTGCCTCTCTTATACTTGATGCGGTATCGCAGACCGAGCAGTTTTGTGAAGGCTTTCTGCTGCCATGGTGTGGTTAAGCGTTGCTCttccaagtgtgtcaaactctttTGGTCAGTCCGGATATCAAACTCAACATGTTGTAAATATGGATGCCACTAATCCACCACAACAATGATGGTGAGGTACTCCTTTTCATATGTTGATAGACCTTGGTATCTTGGGCCAAGAGCTTTGCTCATGAATGTGATTGGGTGGCCTTTTTGTTGGAGGATCGCCCCGATGCCCCGCTCGCTGCCATCTGTTTCCATCATGAATGGCTGGTCGAAGTTGGGCAGGGCGAGGATTGGTGTTGATATCAGATGCCATTTAAAAACTTGGAATGCAGCTTCTGTTGTGGACGTCCAAAGGAGTGTCACCCCTTTCTTAAGAAGGTTGAACAACGGCCTTGCGATCACCTCAAAGTTGCGTACAAAACGGCGATAGTACCCCGCTAAGCCCAAGAAGCTTCAGATTCCTTTGATGTCCGTTGGCGTGGACCATTGCAGTACAATTGCTATCTTGGCCAGATCTGTTGCCACCCCTTGTGCACGGATGACATATTCGAGGTAAGCTATTTTCTTCTGCCCGAACGCACACTTACGTAGCTTGACTTTCCATCTGTCCCTGCGAAGTAACTCCAACACCTGCTGAACGTGTCGAGCATGATCTTCCAGTGTAGCACTGAAGATGAGGATGTCGTCAAAGAAGCACAGAATGCAAACACGCAGAAGTGGCTTCAAAGTAGTGTTCATGGCGCCAAAAATGTGGCTGGTGCTCCGGCCAACCAGAACGAGACCACTTTGAATTCAAAATGTCTGTGGTGAGTTTGAAAGGATGTCTTTTACTCCTCTCCTGGAGCCAAGCAAATCTGATGGTACCCTGGCCTAAGATCAAATTTGGATCACGAGACCACTCCGTGCAACTTGTCTAGCAGCTCCTCGATAACTATAACTGGGTATTTGCTAACGATTGCGATAGCATTGAGCTGGCGGTAGTCTATGCAGAGACGCCATGTTCCATCCTTTTTCTTGACCAGAATAACCGATGATGAAAATGGACTGGTGCTATGTTGGATCATACCTGATCGGAGCAAGGCTTCCACCTGAGCTTCAATTTCTATCTTGTGGTCCGGTTTGTGACGATATGGTCTGACATTTACTGACTGAGGTCCCCGAATGAACGGAATGCGGTGGTCAAAGTCGCGTCTTGGCGACAACCCTTTTGGTTCTTCAAATACATCAGGGAATTAATCAAGGATTGCTTGAATGCTTGGTGGAATCCCTTCTGTTTCTTTTGTCTCAGGTACGACCATGCACAGGTGTATGATGTGAGTAATTGCCCCTTGGTTGCAAATCCCTTGAAGCTGTATGTTGTTGATTGCCTGGTAGTCGGTTGAGGTTGCTTCCTATCCAAGGAGCCGAAGTGGACCTGGTGGCATCTGGATTTCTATGAACTTCTCGTGCCAATCGACCGTCATAGGACTGTGCTCCTCGAGCTAGTCCATGCCCAGTATGACGTTGTAGGTACCCTGGGCTAGCACCTTCAGATCCGTGTAGAATTCGTGTCCTTGTGAGTACCAGTCGCAATGGGGAATGAACAATGAGCATAACAGTTCACCCCCGTCCGTGACCCCGACTCTGTTGGGCTTGGGCAAGGATTGAACACCTCTGATTGAACTGGACAACTGCTTGTTGATGAATGAGTTGGTGCTGCCGGAGTCGACAAGCATAAGCACTTCCCGCCCTTGAATCAACGTGCGCACTTGGAATGCCTTGGCCGACACACCGCCTGTAACAGTGGCGAGTGATATCGCCACGATTGTGTCGTTCCGCTCTTCGTCTGTCGGAACTTGCGTGTCGATGAAGTTGTCGAGGTGGAACATGTTCAAGAGTTCTTCAACGAGATGGAGTTGCACCGAAGTGGGACACACATGATCGTGCCCTCACCTCTCGCCACACTTGAAACATAGCCCTCTCGCTCTTCTGTAGTCGTGCAACGTCTTGAGCTTGGATGTGTCCGTTCGAGCTGTGTCGGTGCCTCGGCGATCCGTTGTTGGTGAAGTTGGAACCGACTGTATGGGCGGTGAGGGCAGTGGTAGAGGTGTGCCTTGGCACGTCGCTGCCTCCGATGGCCGCGGTAAAGTGTTGAACACGCCCTCCGCCACTTCTTGGAGCAAACCAAAGCACATGTCGTATCAAGATCAGGAGGTCTCTAGACGAGCACCATTGCGGATGTATTTCCAGAGTCCCTAAAAAACAAGTCAAAAAATAGAGTCAGTGAATATAGT harbors:
- the LOC123411251 gene encoding probable receptor-like protein kinase At1g80640 produces the protein MEMPAPPPPLPLPCLFLLLLLLCSCSLASGRAAVSSPAPSSVAAAAVAANGTASSSSSPVVLAPPPFVITVERHHHYHRELVIATVLASVATVMIFLTTFYAWTMWRRSRRIPHGKAARRPDTATRGITLVPILSKFNTVKMSKKGLIAMIEYPSLEAATGKFSESNVLGVGGFGCVYKAAFDGGAAAAVKRLEGGGPDCEKEFENELDLLGRIRHPNIVSLLGFCVHGGNHYIVYELMEKGSLETQLHGPSHGSAMSWHVRMKIALDTARGLEYLHEHCNPPVIHRDLKSSNILLDSDFNAKIADFGLAVTSGNLDKGNLKISGTLGYVAPEYLLDGKLTEKSDVYAFGVVLLELLMGRKPVEKMSPSQCQSIVSWAMPQLTDRSKLPNIIDPVIKDTMDPKHLYQVAAVAVLCVQPEPSYRPLITDVLHSLVPLVPADLGGTLRVTEPHSPHQMHYPS